In the genome of Pempheris klunzingeri isolate RE-2024b chromosome 3, fPemKlu1.hap1, whole genome shotgun sequence, one region contains:
- the lbx1b gene encoding transcription factor LBX1b, translating into MMTSKEVAKCDAVENRRRSPLDHLPPPANSNKPLTPFSIEDILNKPSVKRSYTICGTAHLISSSEKHRPSSIPLSSRALLTQTSPLCALEELASKTFKGLEVSVLQAAEGRDGMTLFGQRSTPKKRRKSRTAFTNHQIYELEKRFLYQKYLSPADRDQIAQQLGLTNAQVITWFQNRRAKLKRDLEEMKADVESAKAVGQVPLDKLAKLADLEKCANGTLGHPRGESPARGGQQEHELAQKLRSSPLSPFSDHTTSKECSEDEDVEIDVDD; encoded by the exons ATGATGACATCCAAAGAAGTGGCCAAATGTGATGCAGTGGAAAACAGGAGGCGAAGTCCGCTGGACCACTTGCCGCCTCCTGCCAACTCCAACAAGCCGCTGACCCCCTTCAGCATCGAGGACATCCTGAACAAACCGTCCGTGAAGCGAAGTTACACCATTTGCGGCACAGCTCATCTAATTTCGTCCTCTGAGAAGCACCGTCCGTCCAGCATCCCTCTGTCCAGCCGGGCTCTCCTCACCCAGACCTCCCCGCTCTGCGCGCTGGAGGAGCTGGCCAGCAAGACCTTCAAGGGTCTGGAAGTCAGCGTTTTACAGGCTGCGGAAG GCCGGGACGGGATGACTCTGTTCGGCCAGAGAAGCACCCCGAAGAAGCGCCGGAAGTCTCGAACGGCGTTCACTAACCACCAAATCTACGAGCTGGAGAAGCGCTTCCTGTACCAGAAGTACCTGTCCCCGGCAGACCGGGACCAGATCGCGCAGCAGCTGGGCCTGACAAACGCGCAGGTCATCACGTGGTTTCAGAACCGGAGGGCCAAGCTAAAACGGGACCTGGAAGAGATGAAGGCCGACGTGGAGTCGGCCAAGGCCGTCGGCCAGGTCCCCTTGGACAAGCTCGCCAAGCTGGCGGACCTGGAGAAATGCGCCAACGGCACGCTGGGCCACCCGCGAGGCGAGTCCCCCGCGCGGGGCGGCCAGCAGGAACACGAGCTCGCTCAGAAACTGCGGTCGTCGCCGCTGTCTCCGTTCTCAGACCACACAACTAGTAAAGAGTGCTCGGAGGACGAGGACGTGGAGATTGATGTGGATGACTGA